The following are from one region of the Nitrospirota bacterium genome:
- a CDS encoding cupin domain-containing protein → MKPVVKTEFREVPSYITKDGSEIRELMHPSVHGNKNQSLASAVIAQGQETLLHKHINTEELYHIVSGTGLMHIDGSEFAVNPGDTVLIEPGIPHKIKNTGREPLQILCASSPPYSHSDTIILSK, encoded by the coding sequence ATGAAGCCTGTTGTTAAGACAGAGTTCAGGGAGGTTCCCTCCTATATCACAAAGGACGGCTCTGAGATACGAGAGCTTATGCATCCATCCGTGCATGGGAATAAAAACCAGAGCCTTGCCAGCGCTGTAATTGCACAAGGGCAGGAAACCTTGCTACATAAGCACATAAATACAGAAGAGCTCTACCACATAGTGTCCGGCACAGGGCTTATGCACATAGATGGCAGTGAGTTTGCTGTTAACCCGGGAGATACGGTTTTAATAGAGCCTGGGATTCCTCATAAGATAAAAAACACTGGGCGGGAGCCGCTACAAATCCTCTGTGCATCCTCCCCACCCTACAGTCACAGTGATACTATCATCTTGTCTAAGTAA
- a CDS encoding DUF3391 domain-containing protein gives MIKKIPIEELCVGMYVDSIDEKWIQTPFLLHHFSVTTQKQIAQIKELGIKHVHVDTGKSSHLNEVSEVVASNNLEDKSDKLNIQPLPYTQEELTKYYHDINLFTHIDRDTLIKGALIDFSLYIKKDIKVHILQKYEGKNIEITDSLLSTEGDIAIEKESTHKYRNYLNDLSGTKSLSEPDKFKHIRQSIIRENSKILMHELLDDPRCGDKIKECRGSVEEIVDTIEKNGIVIKDLLTINKYDYYTYTHSVNVCVLSIGLALSLGTFTKSEIHSIGMGALLHDIGKSSIPVEILNKPSMLNEKEYSIMRQHVLMANKILSEQKILLNEIYHPVMEHHEKLTGGGYPKGLTDSQIHPWGKLVSLIDAYDALTTARPYKRAFSPFEALSVIRQQLNDFDHTYFVNLVKILGSITD, from the coding sequence ATGATAAAGAAGATCCCCATTGAAGAGCTTTGTGTCGGTATGTATGTTGACAGTATAGACGAGAAATGGATACAGACGCCATTTCTGCTGCACCACTTTTCAGTCACAACCCAAAAACAAATAGCACAAATCAAAGAACTCGGTATTAAGCATGTTCACGTTGATACCGGCAAATCAAGCCATCTTAATGAGGTTTCTGAGGTTGTTGCTTCTAATAATTTAGAAGATAAAAGCGATAAACTTAATATCCAACCCTTACCGTACACACAAGAAGAGCTTACAAAATATTATCACGACATTAACCTTTTCACACACATAGACAGGGACACTCTGATAAAAGGAGCTCTTATTGACTTTTCACTGTATATAAAAAAAGATATCAAGGTGCATATTTTACAAAAATATGAGGGTAAAAATATAGAAATAACAGATTCATTACTGTCAACCGAGGGAGATATTGCCATAGAGAAGGAATCTACCCATAAGTACAGAAACTACCTGAATGATCTATCCGGAACGAAATCTTTAAGTGAGCCGGATAAATTTAAACACATAAGGCAATCAATAATCCGAGAGAACTCTAAGATACTTATGCATGAGCTTTTGGATGACCCCAGATGTGGAGATAAAATCAAAGAATGCAGAGGTTCAGTTGAGGAGATTGTAGATACGATAGAAAAAAACGGTATAGTAATAAAGGATTTGTTGACAATTAATAAATATGACTACTATACATACACACATTCGGTAAATGTATGCGTACTTTCTATTGGACTTGCTCTATCACTGGGGACATTTACAAAAAGCGAAATACATTCAATTGGTATGGGAGCGCTTTTGCACGATATAGGTAAGAGTTCCATACCAGTAGAGATTTTAAATAAACCTTCAATGCTCAATGAGAAAGAATATTCCATCATGAGACAACACGTGCTGATGGCTAACAAGATATTATCCGAACAAAAAATACTGCTAAATGAAATTTACCACCCAGTGATGGAACACCATGAGAAACTAACAGGTGGCGGCTATCCTAAAGGACTAACAGATAGTCAAATTCACCCGTGGGGAAAATTGGTATCTTTGATAGATGCCTACGATGCTTTGACTACTGCCCGTCCATACAAGAGGGCTTTTTCACCCTTTGAGGCACTCTCAGTGATAAGACAACAACTAAATGATTTCGACCATACTTACTTTGTAAACCTGGTTAAAATACTTGGGTCTATAACCGATTGA
- a CDS encoding MBL fold metallo-hydrolase gives MMLPLKHDSLLKAVKEVRISVIMDNYTDILMTDTAHAKRYRAGSGLSSEHLPVAEHGFSLIVSIIDDELEESFLFDTGLNHNCYAHNLDVFDIDITVVSSIILSHGHFDHVGGLQVIAGKLRTQKINIYFHPDALLERKVLLPNKEEILLPSIDKALIYSENFTAITVTEPSTLYNGRVLISGEIPRTTEFEKGFPFHYIKRGAEWCSDPFIKDDMSIILNVSGKGLVILTGCAHSGLINIIKYAVKLTGIHEIYAIMGGFHLSGYLFEKIIPETIAELKKINPACVVPCHCTGFTAVHAMTEAFPESFIMPAVGTKFIFN, from the coding sequence ATGATGTTACCGCTTAAACATGACAGTCTTTTAAAGGCTGTCAAGGAGGTAAGAATTTCTGTTATAATGGACAATTATACAGATATTCTTATGACTGATACAGCTCATGCCAAGCGTTACAGAGCCGGCAGCGGATTAAGTAGTGAGCATCTTCCTGTGGCAGAACATGGCTTTTCTTTAATAGTGTCAATTATAGATGATGAATTAGAAGAGAGTTTTTTATTCGACACCGGTTTGAATCACAACTGCTACGCCCACAACCTTGATGTTTTCGATATTGATATAACAGTGGTATCATCAATAATTTTAAGCCATGGACACTTTGACCACGTTGGAGGGTTACAGGTGATAGCCGGCAAGCTGAGGACTCAGAAAATCAATATATATTTTCATCCGGATGCTTTACTGGAAAGAAAAGTGCTGCTGCCAAATAAAGAAGAAATACTTTTGCCAAGTATTGATAAGGCTCTCATTTATTCTGAGAATTTTACTGCAATAACAGTTACTGAGCCCTCGACTCTTTATAATGGGAGGGTGCTAATCTCAGGAGAAATCCCACGAACTACGGAATTTGAAAAAGGTTTCCCTTTTCACTACATAAAACGTGGGGCTGAGTGGTGTTCCGACCCTTTTATAAAAGATGACATGAGCATAATCTTAAATGTCTCAGGCAAAGGACTTGTGATTCTAACCGGCTGTGCTCACTCAGGTTTAATCAATATAATTAAGTATGCAGTTAAACTTACAGGAATTCATGAGATATATGCGATAATGGGGGGATTTCATTTATCCGGCTATTTGTTTGAAAAGATAATCCCTGAGACAATAGCTGAGTTAAAGAAAATAAATCCGGCCTGCGTTGTCCCGTGCCATTGTACTGGTTTCACTGCTGTACATGCGATGACTGAGGCATTTCCTGAGTCGTTTATAATGCCGGCTGTTGGTACCAAGTTTATTTTTAATTGA
- a CDS encoding helix-turn-helix transcriptional regulator — translation MNRMRHGQQQCGKRLGGTLELMESCILLTLKKQAGHGYEIARSLDKHGMCKRGLGPLYTILNKMEERGLIKSQWDTSTKHGPARRIYEITEGGVIHLEGLVAILQETLKTVSSVIDEFKSNSGEKT, via the coding sequence ATGAACAGAATGCGGCATGGACAGCAACAATGCGGAAAACGGCTTGGAGGTACTCTTGAACTTATGGAGTCGTGCATTCTCCTAACGTTAAAAAAACAAGCAGGGCATGGTTATGAGATAGCAAGGTCATTAGATAAGCATGGTATGTGTAAACGTGGATTGGGACCACTTTATACGATTCTCAACAAGATGGAAGAGCGGGGGCTAATCAAATCGCAGTGGGATACAAGCACTAAACATGGCCCTGCCAGACGGATTTATGAAATAACAGAGGGTGGAGTAATTCATCTTGAGGGTTTGGTTGCTATCTTACAGGAGACGCTCAAAACGGTTTCATCTGTGATTGATGAATTTAAGTCTAACAGTGGTGAAAAAACATAA
- a CDS encoding phosphatase PAP2 family protein, whose translation MTIDNLIQKDIEISGYIYRAFNHRFRKALGVLTHLGDGALWGVLYFLFLFVIKPHVITLIHKIILGEFIGLLIIILLRYVTRRNRPDKDYRSTIPWNHYSFPSHHTFRVFYISFVAGTYYPSIFSILLFCSCVVALSRICLLKHFLTDVLGGIIISVVMAKVLT comes from the coding sequence ATGACAATTGACAACTTGATACAAAAAGATATTGAGATAAGTGGTTATATTTATAGAGCTTTTAATCACAGATTCAGAAAAGCACTCGGGGTGTTGACGCACTTAGGCGATGGAGCGCTGTGGGGTGTTTTGTATTTTCTGTTTTTATTTGTCATCAAACCTCATGTAATAACTTTGATTCATAAAATAATATTGGGGGAATTTATAGGCTTGTTGATTATCATACTCCTTAGGTACGTTACAAGGCGAAACAGACCCGATAAAGACTACCGCTCAACGATACCATGGAACCACTATTCGTTTCCGTCACACCATACGTTCAGAGTGTTTTATATATCTTTTGTAGCCGGCACTTATTATCCCTCCATATTTTCAATTCTGCTTTTTTGCTCCTGTGTTGTGGCATTAAGCAGAATATGTCTGTTGAAGCATTTTCTGACAGATGTGCTGGGAGGTATAATTATCTCAGTAGTAATGGCAAAAGTTTTAACTTAA